From one Lycium barbarum isolate Lr01 chromosome 6, ASM1917538v2, whole genome shotgun sequence genomic stretch:
- the LOC132600309 gene encoding GTP-binding protein YPTM2-like produces SFLYYRGAHRIIVVYDVTDQESFNNVKQWLSEIDRYASDNVNKLLVGNKCDLTAQKVVSTETAQAFADEIGIPFMETSAKSATNVEQAFMAMAASIKNRMASQPARAVAVHLERTKLCCLDDDSDVELW; encoded by the coding sequence AGCTTCTTGTACTATCGCGGTGCACACAGAATAATTGTGGTTTATGATGTAACCGACCAAGAGAGCTTCAACAATGTCAAGCAATGGTTGAGTGAAATAGACCGATATGCAAGTGATAATGTGAACAAACTTCTTGTTGGAAATAAGTGTGATCTCACAGCACAGAAGGTAGTTTCCACAGAGACAGCTCAGGCTTTTGCTGATGAAATTGGCATACCTTTCATGGAAACAAGTGCAAAAAGTGCCACTAATGTAGAACAGGCTTTCATGGCTATGGCTGCTTCAATCAAGAACAGAATGGCAAGCCAACCGGCAAGAGCGGTTGCTGTTCATCTTGAAAGGACGAAGCTCTGTTGCCTTGATGATGATTCTGATGTGGAGTTGTGGTGA
- the LOC132600495 gene encoding vacuolar protein sorting-associated protein 41 homolog isoform X1: MSRKLSDNGIDGDDERYEYSEEYSDEEEIEEDEYEPRLKYQRMGGSVQSLLSSDAATCIAVAERMIALGTYGGAVHILDFLGNQVKEFAAHTAAVNDLCFDAEGEYIGSCSDDGSVVINSLFTNERMKFEYHRPMKAIALDPDYVRKSARRFVTGGLAGNLYLNAKKWMGYRDQVLHSGEGPIHAVKWRTNLIAWANDAGVKVYDAANDQRITFIERPRGSPHPELLVPHIVWQDDTLLVIGWGTSVKIASIKTIQNKGVNGSYKYITMSSLNEVDIVASFQTSYFISGLAPFGDSLVILAYIPAEEDREKDFSSTIPSRQILNLRWTKDMKRVIFGGHVGMAKRSSVARICEFIQQGNAQRPEVRVVTWNNDELATDALPVHGFEHYKAKDYSLAHAPFSGSSYAGGQWAAGDEPLYYVVSPKDVIIAKPRDTEDHINWLLQHGWHEKALEAVEANKGRSELVDEVGSRYLDHLIVERKYGEAASLCPKLLRGSASAWERWVFHFAHLRQLPVLVPYIPTEHPRLRDTAYEVALVAMTTNPSFHKDLLSTVKSWPPGIYSTSPVISAIESQLNTSSMTDHLKEALAELYVIDGQHEKAFALYADLMKPDLFDFIEKHNLHDAVREKVVQLMMVDSKRTVPLLIQHRDLIHPPEVVSQLMAARNKCDHRFLLHLYLHSLFEVNPHAGREYHDMQVELYADYDPKMMLPFLRSSQHYTLEKAYDICVKRDLLKEQVFILGRMGNAKQALAVIINRLGDIEEAIEFVSMQHDDELWDELIKQSLNKPEMVGVLLEHTVGNLDPLCIVNMLPNGLEIPRLRDRLVKIVTDYRTETSLRHGCNAILKADCVNLLVKYYKEAKRAICLSEDVDQARSQRSEQRSSYLGERVMSMKSMEVKSKTRGGGRCCICFDPFSLQNVSIIAFFCCHAYHTTCLMESTISIGNKKEGGAASKGSASYYEFDNGTDDEEEDDDDEDASSGTPRMRCILCTTAAG; encoded by the exons ATGTCACGTAAGTTATCTGATAACGGAATTGACGGCGACGATGAAAGATACGAATATTCCGAAGAATATTCCgatgaagaagaaatagaagAAGATGAATATGAACCAAGGCTTAAGTATCAACGGATGGGAGGCAGTGTACAATCTCTTCTATCAAGTGATGCTGCCACGTGTATTGCTGTTGCTGAACGAATGATTGCACTTGGTACTTACGGTGGTGCCGTTCACATTCTAGATTTCCTTGGCAATCAA GTTAAAGAGTTTGCTGCGCACACTGCTGCAGTCAACGATCTCTGCTTTGACGCAGAAGGTGAATACATTGGAAGCTGTTCTGATGATGGATCTGTTGTAATAAATAGTCTTTTTACTAATGAGAGGATGAAATTTGAGTATCATCGACCTATGAAGGCCATTGCTTTAGACCCAGATTATGTGAGAAAATCTGCCAGAAGATTTGTGACTGGTGGTTTAGCTGGTAATTTGTATCTTAATGCGAAGAAGTGGATGGGCTATCGGGACCAG GTTCTGCACTCTGGTGAAGGTCCAATTCATGCAGTGAAGTGGCGGACTAATCTCATTGCCTGGGCGAATGATGCAGGAGTTAAAGTTTATGATGCTGCCAATGATCAGCGCATAACTTTCATTGAACGACCTCGTGGAAGTCCACACCCTGAACTTCTGGTCCCTCATATAGTTTGGCAG GATGACACTCTTTTGGTCATTGGATGGGGCACCTCTGTGAAAATTGCATCAATAAAAACAATCCAGAACAAAGGCGTGAATGGGTCATACAAGTATATAACCATGTCTAGTCTGAATGAGGTGGATATTGTGGCATCCTTTCAAACCAGCTATTTCATTTCAGGACTTGCTCCTTTTGGTGATTCTTTGGTTATTCTAGCTTATATTCCTGCCGAAGAAGATAGAGAGAAGGACTTCAGCAGCACTATTCCTTCAAGACAG ATTTTAAACCTAAGATGGACCAAAGATATGAAGAGGGTTATCTTCGGGGGGCACGTAGGGATGGCGAAGAGGTCATCTG TTGCTAGGATTTGTGAATTCATCCAACAGGGAAATGCTCAAAGACCAGAAGTGCGTGTTGTGACGTGGAATAATGATGAGCTGGCTACCGATGCTCTTCCTGTACATGGCTTTGAGCATTACAAGGCGAAAGATTATTCGCTTGCACATGCTCCATTTTCAG GTAGCAGCTATGCAGGGGGTCAGTGGGCTGCTGGTGATGAGCCCTTGTACTACGTTGTGTCCCCAAAAGATGTGATTATTGCGAAGCCCAG GGACACAGAAGATCATATTAATTGGCTTCTCCAGCATGGATGGCATGAGAAAGCTTTAGAAGCAGTTGAGGCTAATAAGGGAAGGAGTGAGCTCGTTGATGAG GTGGGTTCGAGATACCTTGATCATCTGATTGTGGAAAGGAAGTATGGCGAAGCGGCATCTTTATGTCCAAAGTTGTTGCGAGGATCAGCTTCCGCATGGGAAAG GTGGGTTTTCCATTTTGCACATCTGCGTCAACTCCCCGTGTTGGTCCCATACATTCCAACAGAACATCCAAGATTACGTGATACAGCTTATGAG GTAGCTCTTGTTGCTATGACAACAAATCCGTCTTTCCACAAGGATCTCTTATCAACTGTGAAATCATGGCCACCTGGCATTTATTCTACATCACCTGTTATATCAGCTATAGAATCTCAGCTTAATACTTCATCTATGACTGATCACCTCAAAGAG GCTCTAGCAGAATTATATGTGATTGATGGACAACATGAAAAAGCTTTTGCTCTTTATGCGGAT CTTATGAAGCCGGACCTGTTTGACTTCATTGAAAAGCATAATTTGCATGACGCTGTGCGTGAAAAG GTTGTCCAACTAATGATGGTTGACAGCAAGCGTACCGTACCTTTGTTGATCCAGCATAGGGACCTAATACACCCGCCTGAAGTGGTATCACAACTTATGGCTGCAAGGAATAAGTGTGACCATCGTTTCCTTTTGCATCTGTATCTTCATTCACTATTTGAGGTGAATCCTCATGCTGGACGGGAGTACCATGACATGCAG GTCGAGCTTTACGCTGACTATGATCCAAAGATGATGCTTCCCTTTCTCAGAAGTAGCCAGCATTATACACTTGAGAAG GCTTATGATATCTGCGTGAAGAGAGATTTATTAAAGGAGCAAGTTTTCATCCTCGGAAGAATGGGGAACGCAAAGCAGGCGCTTGCTGTTATCATAAATAGATTAGGAGACATAGAAGAG GCCATAGAATTTGTAAGCATGCAACATGATGATGAACTATGGGATGAGCTGATTAAGCAAAGTCTTAATAAGCCCGAAATG GTTGGTGTATTGTTAGAGCATACTGTAGGGAATCTTGATCCCCTTTGTATTGTAAATATGTTGCCCAATGGCTTGGAAATACCTCG TCTGAGGGACCGTCTGGTCAAAATTGTCACTGACTACAGAACAGAAACTTCTCTTAGACATGGTTGTAATGCCATACTCAAG GCTGATTGTGTCAACCTGCTAGTCAAATACTACAAGGAAGCAAAGCGTGCAATATGTTTGAGTGAGGACGTCGATCAAGCACGGTCCCAAAGGAGTGAGCAGAGGTCTTCATATTTAGGAGAGAGAGTCATGAGTATGAAATCCATGGAGGTCAAGTCAAAAACCAGAGGTGGTGGAAGGTGTTGCATATGTTTTGATCCGTTTTCTCTACAGAACGTATCAATTATTGCCTTCTTTTGTTGTCATGCCTACCATACAACTTGTCTTATGGAGTCCACCATTTCCATTGGCAATAAAAAAGAAGGTGGTGCTGCTTCCAAGGGAAGTGCGTCATATTATGAATTTGATaatggtactgatgatgaagaagaagacgaTGATGATGAAGATGCTTCTTCAGGTACCCCTCGGATGCGTTGTATTTTGTGTACTACAGCTGCAGGTTGA
- the LOC132600495 gene encoding vacuolar protein sorting-associated protein 41 homolog isoform X2, whose amino-acid sequence MSRKLSDNGIDGDDERYEYSEEYSDEEEIEEDEYEPRLKYQRMGGSVQSLLSSDAATCIAVAERMIALGTYGGAVHILDFLGNQVKEFAAHTAAVNDLCFDAEGEYIGSCSDDGSVVINSLFTNERMKFEYHRPMKAIALDPDYVRKSARRFVTGGLAGNLYLNAKKWMGYRDQVLHSGEGPIHAVKWRTNLIAWANDAGVKVYDAANDQRITFIERPRGSPHPELLVPHIVWQDDTLLVIGWGTSVKIASIKTIQNKGVNGSYKYITMSSLNEVDIVASFQTSYFISGLAPFGDSLVILAYIPAEEDREKDFSSTIPSRQGNAQRPEVRVVTWNNDELATDALPVHGFEHYKAKDYSLAHAPFSGSSYAGGQWAAGDEPLYYVVSPKDVIIAKPRDTEDHINWLLQHGWHEKALEAVEANKGRSELVDEVGSRYLDHLIVERKYGEAASLCPKLLRGSASAWERWVFHFAHLRQLPVLVPYIPTEHPRLRDTAYEVALVAMTTNPSFHKDLLSTVKSWPPGIYSTSPVISAIESQLNTSSMTDHLKEALAELYVIDGQHEKAFALYADLMKPDLFDFIEKHNLHDAVREKVVQLMMVDSKRTVPLLIQHRDLIHPPEVVSQLMAARNKCDHRFLLHLYLHSLFEVNPHAGREYHDMQVELYADYDPKMMLPFLRSSQHYTLEKAYDICVKRDLLKEQVFILGRMGNAKQALAVIINRLGDIEEAIEFVSMQHDDELWDELIKQSLNKPEMVGVLLEHTVGNLDPLCIVNMLPNGLEIPRLRDRLVKIVTDYRTETSLRHGCNAILKADCVNLLVKYYKEAKRAICLSEDVDQARSQRSEQRSSYLGERVMSMKSMEVKSKTRGGGRCCICFDPFSLQNVSIIAFFCCHAYHTTCLMESTISIGNKKEGGAASKGSASYYEFDNGTDDEEEDDDDEDASSGTPRMRCILCTTAAG is encoded by the exons ATGTCACGTAAGTTATCTGATAACGGAATTGACGGCGACGATGAAAGATACGAATATTCCGAAGAATATTCCgatgaagaagaaatagaagAAGATGAATATGAACCAAGGCTTAAGTATCAACGGATGGGAGGCAGTGTACAATCTCTTCTATCAAGTGATGCTGCCACGTGTATTGCTGTTGCTGAACGAATGATTGCACTTGGTACTTACGGTGGTGCCGTTCACATTCTAGATTTCCTTGGCAATCAA GTTAAAGAGTTTGCTGCGCACACTGCTGCAGTCAACGATCTCTGCTTTGACGCAGAAGGTGAATACATTGGAAGCTGTTCTGATGATGGATCTGTTGTAATAAATAGTCTTTTTACTAATGAGAGGATGAAATTTGAGTATCATCGACCTATGAAGGCCATTGCTTTAGACCCAGATTATGTGAGAAAATCTGCCAGAAGATTTGTGACTGGTGGTTTAGCTGGTAATTTGTATCTTAATGCGAAGAAGTGGATGGGCTATCGGGACCAG GTTCTGCACTCTGGTGAAGGTCCAATTCATGCAGTGAAGTGGCGGACTAATCTCATTGCCTGGGCGAATGATGCAGGAGTTAAAGTTTATGATGCTGCCAATGATCAGCGCATAACTTTCATTGAACGACCTCGTGGAAGTCCACACCCTGAACTTCTGGTCCCTCATATAGTTTGGCAG GATGACACTCTTTTGGTCATTGGATGGGGCACCTCTGTGAAAATTGCATCAATAAAAACAATCCAGAACAAAGGCGTGAATGGGTCATACAAGTATATAACCATGTCTAGTCTGAATGAGGTGGATATTGTGGCATCCTTTCAAACCAGCTATTTCATTTCAGGACTTGCTCCTTTTGGTGATTCTTTGGTTATTCTAGCTTATATTCCTGCCGAAGAAGATAGAGAGAAGGACTTCAGCAGCACTATTCCTTCAAGACAG GGAAATGCTCAAAGACCAGAAGTGCGTGTTGTGACGTGGAATAATGATGAGCTGGCTACCGATGCTCTTCCTGTACATGGCTTTGAGCATTACAAGGCGAAAGATTATTCGCTTGCACATGCTCCATTTTCAG GTAGCAGCTATGCAGGGGGTCAGTGGGCTGCTGGTGATGAGCCCTTGTACTACGTTGTGTCCCCAAAAGATGTGATTATTGCGAAGCCCAG GGACACAGAAGATCATATTAATTGGCTTCTCCAGCATGGATGGCATGAGAAAGCTTTAGAAGCAGTTGAGGCTAATAAGGGAAGGAGTGAGCTCGTTGATGAG GTGGGTTCGAGATACCTTGATCATCTGATTGTGGAAAGGAAGTATGGCGAAGCGGCATCTTTATGTCCAAAGTTGTTGCGAGGATCAGCTTCCGCATGGGAAAG GTGGGTTTTCCATTTTGCACATCTGCGTCAACTCCCCGTGTTGGTCCCATACATTCCAACAGAACATCCAAGATTACGTGATACAGCTTATGAG GTAGCTCTTGTTGCTATGACAACAAATCCGTCTTTCCACAAGGATCTCTTATCAACTGTGAAATCATGGCCACCTGGCATTTATTCTACATCACCTGTTATATCAGCTATAGAATCTCAGCTTAATACTTCATCTATGACTGATCACCTCAAAGAG GCTCTAGCAGAATTATATGTGATTGATGGACAACATGAAAAAGCTTTTGCTCTTTATGCGGAT CTTATGAAGCCGGACCTGTTTGACTTCATTGAAAAGCATAATTTGCATGACGCTGTGCGTGAAAAG GTTGTCCAACTAATGATGGTTGACAGCAAGCGTACCGTACCTTTGTTGATCCAGCATAGGGACCTAATACACCCGCCTGAAGTGGTATCACAACTTATGGCTGCAAGGAATAAGTGTGACCATCGTTTCCTTTTGCATCTGTATCTTCATTCACTATTTGAGGTGAATCCTCATGCTGGACGGGAGTACCATGACATGCAG GTCGAGCTTTACGCTGACTATGATCCAAAGATGATGCTTCCCTTTCTCAGAAGTAGCCAGCATTATACACTTGAGAAG GCTTATGATATCTGCGTGAAGAGAGATTTATTAAAGGAGCAAGTTTTCATCCTCGGAAGAATGGGGAACGCAAAGCAGGCGCTTGCTGTTATCATAAATAGATTAGGAGACATAGAAGAG GCCATAGAATTTGTAAGCATGCAACATGATGATGAACTATGGGATGAGCTGATTAAGCAAAGTCTTAATAAGCCCGAAATG GTTGGTGTATTGTTAGAGCATACTGTAGGGAATCTTGATCCCCTTTGTATTGTAAATATGTTGCCCAATGGCTTGGAAATACCTCG TCTGAGGGACCGTCTGGTCAAAATTGTCACTGACTACAGAACAGAAACTTCTCTTAGACATGGTTGTAATGCCATACTCAAG GCTGATTGTGTCAACCTGCTAGTCAAATACTACAAGGAAGCAAAGCGTGCAATATGTTTGAGTGAGGACGTCGATCAAGCACGGTCCCAAAGGAGTGAGCAGAGGTCTTCATATTTAGGAGAGAGAGTCATGAGTATGAAATCCATGGAGGTCAAGTCAAAAACCAGAGGTGGTGGAAGGTGTTGCATATGTTTTGATCCGTTTTCTCTACAGAACGTATCAATTATTGCCTTCTTTTGTTGTCATGCCTACCATACAACTTGTCTTATGGAGTCCACCATTTCCATTGGCAATAAAAAAGAAGGTGGTGCTGCTTCCAAGGGAAGTGCGTCATATTATGAATTTGATaatggtactgatgatgaagaagaagacgaTGATGATGAAGATGCTTCTTCAGGTACCCCTCGGATGCGTTGTATTTTGTGTACTACAGCTGCAGGTTGA